In Eremothecium gossypii ATCC 10895 chromosome IV, complete sequence, the genomic stretch GTCGCAGACGAGGTGTTGGACGAGCCCGGTAGGTGGTGTATGGGCATCGGATAGCGCGCGGTCTGCACAGGCGCACCCATTGCAGGCATCGGGCTGGGGTTGGAGCCCGCGGAGGATGGGTTTGCGGAAAGTGCATGCTGCGGGAAGCCGTGGTCAAGGTAGGCGTCCTGCTGGAGGTTGGGCAGACGGTAGtactgctgctgctgcggggGGTAGCGGTAGGGTTGCGGGTATCGGTAGggctgctggcgctgggCGGGCGGATAGTGCTGCGGGAGCCGCTGCGGgagcgcctgctgctgctggagcgcctgttgctgttggagcgcctggggctgctgtgtgagctgttgctgctgctgtgtgagctgctgcggctgctgcgggagctgctgcgggagctgctgcgggaGCTGCTGTTGCGGAAGCGCCTGGGGCTGCTGGGTGAGAGCCTGGGGCTGCTGGGGTTGGCGGTAGTACGGCTTCCAGACCTCGGGCGCGTACGCCTTAGCCGCGTGGGGCGAGCCAAACGCGGgctgcgcgggcgcgggtgcgggcgaggccgcgccgcgcgccagcggctgcgccggtggccccggcgcctgctccagcggGTACCGGTTCTCCCAGGGCGCCAGCTGCATTAGGTACGTACTCGGCGTCTGGGATCCAGCAGACGCTCCGGCTGGCTGTTGGAGATGCACTGGCTCTTCGCGGCCGAGTGGCGGCAACGCGCCCGCCGGCGCAGacgcgcccgccgccgcgccgtgCGGGTACATCCGCACCAGGTTCTGCAGCTCAAACTCCAAGGCCAGCTTGTTTCTGTTCTTCTTGCGCTTCGGCTTGTACTTGTAGCCCGGGTACTTCTTCGCGTGCTCCTGCTTCTCCAGTTCCGCCTTGTCGTGCCactccttcttctcctccgCCGTCAGTTTTTTCCACTGGTAGCTGATGATCTTGCTCACCTCGCAGTTGTGCGGGATGTCCTGGCCGGACTGCTTCCAGT encodes the following:
- the ROX1 gene encoding Rox1p (Syntenic homolog of Saccharomyces cerevisiae YPR065W (ROX1)); the encoded protein is MADEDGEAGEAGAGALGYKQKQHIPRPRNAFILFRSHQQKLLTDYWKQSGQDIPHNCEVSKIISYQWKKLTAEEKKEWHDKAELEKQEHAKKYPGYKYKPKRKKNRNKLALEFELQNLVRMYPHGAAAGASAPAGALPPLGREEPVHLQQPAGASAGSQTPSTYLMQLAPWENRYPLEQAPGPPAQPLARGAASPAPAPAQPAFGSPHAAKAYAPEVWKPYYRQPQQPQALTQQPQALPQQQLPQQLPQQLPQQPQQLTQQQQQLTQQPQALQQQQALQQQQALPQRLPQHYPPAQRQQPYRYPQPYRYPPQQQQYYRLPNLQQDAYLDHGFPQHALSANPSSAGSNPSPMPAMGAPVQTARYPMPIHHLPGSSNTSSATTAPNLLPHSSSNSNIAATVAMNNLGTSHPDDISHGK